A genomic segment from Neobacillus sp. YX16 encodes:
- a CDS encoding Gfo/Idh/MocA family oxidoreductase: MKPLTAILIGAGDRGGRAYAPYALEYPNELKIIGLAEPNKERRIRYQQDHHISDENCYESWEEILNQETKIADIAIICTLDQNHFKPTMKALELGYHVLLEKPMSPDPVECIMMERAAQKYNRQFTICHVLRYTEFWATIKKIISKGDIGKVVSLQLNENVEVMHMSHSFVRGNWNNKGRTSPMILQKSCHDMDIISFVIGKDCKQVSSYGSLMHFKEENAPIGAPNRCLDGCPAEMECPFHAGRYYLGEGKGWAKKFTEDETNEGIIKALNETPYGKCVYRSDNDVVDHQVVNMEFEGGATATFSMCGFTREQTRIVQIMGTKGEIRGNMEENRISIFDFLTRQETVIHFDNPIGGHGGGDQGIMRTFLREIQYGNKQDSVSSASASVRSHLMAFAAEESRINQGQSINIDEYFTSLAGSVKS; this comes from the coding sequence ATGAAACCACTGACAGCTATTTTGATCGGAGCAGGTGACAGAGGGGGAAGGGCTTATGCGCCTTATGCCTTAGAGTATCCGAATGAATTAAAGATTATCGGTTTGGCAGAGCCCAACAAAGAAAGAAGAATCAGATATCAGCAGGACCATCATATTTCTGATGAAAATTGTTATGAATCATGGGAAGAGATATTGAATCAAGAAACAAAAATTGCCGACATTGCCATTATCTGCACACTTGATCAAAATCATTTCAAGCCTACTATGAAGGCATTGGAATTGGGTTATCATGTTCTTTTAGAAAAACCAATGTCCCCAGATCCGGTCGAGTGTATTATGATGGAACGTGCTGCCCAAAAGTATAATCGCCAGTTTACCATCTGCCATGTCCTAAGGTATACGGAATTTTGGGCAACGATAAAAAAGATTATTTCTAAAGGGGACATTGGGAAGGTCGTATCTCTGCAACTAAATGAAAATGTGGAAGTCATGCATATGTCCCACAGCTTTGTCCGTGGCAATTGGAATAATAAGGGCAGGACGAGTCCGATGATTCTCCAAAAATCTTGTCATGATATGGATATTATTTCTTTTGTGATCGGCAAGGATTGTAAACAAGTTAGTTCATATGGTTCGCTCATGCATTTTAAGGAAGAAAATGCCCCCATTGGAGCACCAAATAGATGTCTAGATGGCTGTCCTGCCGAAATGGAATGTCCTTTTCACGCAGGCAGGTATTATCTTGGAGAAGGGAAAGGATGGGCAAAGAAATTTACAGAAGATGAAACAAACGAAGGCATTATAAAGGCATTGAATGAAACGCCCTATGGAAAATGTGTATATCGCTCAGATAATGATGTGGTCGATCATCAGGTGGTCAATATGGAATTCGAGGGTGGAGCTACAGCAACGTTCAGCATGTGCGGTTTTACAAGGGAACAAACACGGATTGTTCAAATCATGGGTACAAAAGGGGAAATACGTGGAAATATGGAGGAAAACCGTATATCCATCTTTGATTTTCTCACAAGACAGGAAACGGTCATCCATTTTGACAACCCCATTGGAGGACATGGCGGGGGAGATCAAGGCATTATGAGAACCTTCCTAAGAGAGATTCAATATGGAAATAAACAAGATAGTGTTTCTTCCGCTTCTGCATCCGTTAGAAGTCACCTAATGGCATTTGCTGCTGAAGAATCCAGGATAAATCAGGGTCAATCGATTAATATTGATGAATATTTTACTAGTTTAGCTGGAAGTGTTAAAAGTTAA